Below is a window of Camelina sativa cultivar DH55 chromosome 11, Cs, whole genome shotgun sequence DNA.
GGTCCAACGGTGTATGGGAGCAATCTGATCGAATGTTTggtaaaataattgatttggtaCTTATACTTGTGAGAGAATTTGaagtattttataattgtgttgtttgtgtaaTTCTGTTTTCTATGCTTTGGTTTTGGGGTTTGGGTGTTTTCAGATTGAAAAGACAGTAGATCTCCGTTTTGTGTTGAATAATCGGATTTGTTAAGAGACAATGTTGAAAGACTAATACTGCTAGATCGGGATTGTGATTTAAAGAGGGCGAAACAGAGGACTTTTATTGAGATAGTCAAAGATCAttgagtttacaaaatatcCTGCTTTAAGCCGACCAGCTAATTACATAATGATGTATGCTCAAATCGACTATTTAACTTAGTGCAAGAATCGGATTGTTTCCAGACTCCTGCTTCAGGTTACTTGATGCATTCTCCATGCCTGTTCCTCGGTATTTATAGCTGATGGGACGTCTCACCCTCATACCTCAAGATCGATGTGGTACCGCTTTAGGGCAAAATCGGTGATCGCCTCTTGGCAGACTGTCGTTTAATGGATTGTCCGTTTTTATTGGGTTTTCTAGAAACTATGTTGGTCCGATAAGGATGATCTGGTCAGTCAACGATTTTGAAGATTAGGTTGACTATTCAGGAATGAGCTAGATTGGAGGCCTGTTAAGATAGGGTGAAACTTATATCCAACCGACAATAGTTTTGTATATAGCTAAGCGTGTTTCATATacatagttttaacttttatgaAAAGTGATTTACACGAAAATAATTCTCAGCACCATAcaagtaaaaaactaaaaaaaaaaaagtatatttacgAAAGGAACTCATGGTAATATGCGTACACAGTTGAGTTGAGTAGTTGACAACAACTCTTCCAAATTTCTCAAAGTGGTTCAATAGTCGTTGCAACTTTTCATTATAAAATAGTTCAAAAATAAAACgaacaagtattttttttttcccttctctcatggaaatttcaaatttgatatTGTCGGCAAAACGTGGCCACCTTGGCTTTTTTACAAATAACATGCCAAATTGCCCAATTTTAAGAACTTCATTTGTAGACGACTTTCATATTTTTAAGTCCTAGGAGACAAAAATCAGTAATATACTTAGTTAGTTTAGTAGTACTAGTTAGCAACAACAAATATCTacttttgtattaaaaaaattacaaattgcTTACAAACGACAAAgcatttacgtttttttttaaaaatgaattaacaACTCGTAACTCgtgttatattttaattctagATCAAGATGTTAAGTTGATTTGAGTACAGCTCATGCATTTGTGtgtgaaaaacttaaaattttgtattgttCTGACTTCTGACTTTGTATTGCTTTAGCCCTACATTTCATTTACTTTCCAAAAAACTATGACAGAAAAAATGTCATAGCTTGTAATTTTTAAGTTCTTAAACTGAAAgccaaaagaaaaacttataaatttgattttttcataaattaatataaaacagTCGTGTAAGAAAGTTTTTACTAATGGTAAGCAATTTGTATTTAAGCCTGAGGAAGGTGGAAAAGAATGAAATATACCAGGTTTGACAGATTTCTCAACTGGCTCCTGAAGTGGCATAAGTGTATGTGTCACGAGCAAGACAACTCTGTCCCTAACTCATACGGTAACTATTTCTGAGCTAGTACATATATGCATGCATACAAATTACAACCTGCTCATCTCCATCAATGCATCTTATAAGTTtgctaataataaaatagaataaaaataatgtaaacagcttaatttttttttttttttttgtcaaacacagCTTAATTTTACTAAGCATCCATCGTTATGTAAGATGTTTTAGATTCATTTAGAAACCCATGTATGTCAACTTTGGATTGGCGGggagaaaaatgtttttttttttttttttcttttttttctaatttgttttgttattctctctctcgtctctctctttcgtcTCTCTCGATTGATCGATGGCAAAAGCTTCAGAGAAGAAGCGAAGAATTGAGAGGTGAAATAATCGAAAAAGTTGGGTGATGATCTCTTTGATTTCACTTCTAGATCGACATGAATTAGAGTTTTATGGATGTGAGAAGAAAGTAGGGTTCTACAAATTGGAATTGATGCTAGCGAAATTAAGGTTGTGAGAAGAAATTAGGATTCTACAAATTGGAATTGATGTTTAGGAATTTGAActtgatctgtttgtttgaaAACTTAGTTTGATGATAAGAAACCctgtttttgatttagaataAGAATCTGATTCTTTTACAAGTGTTTGATGAATGTTAATATGTGTGTGTGCTGATGTGAAATCAATACTTAATTGTGGTCTCCTCCATTCTTGTGTATATCCTTTACCAGGTTGGTTCAGGCTCAATGTCAAGAACTATTGCTACTACTAGTGAGCGTTCGTTTAGCATGCAGCTCAAGTTGATCAGACCAAAGACAATATTGTTTCTGACATGTTGATTACTTATTTTAGTTCTCACTTGTTGTCAAAGTCTGGGATTGTTAGGTTGGCTGGTCTTTTTGTTTCCGTTGGGGTTATGAAATCGATTGATACTGTATGCTATTGAGCTTGGATACAATCCTGTGAAAGTATGTTAATGTAATCCTTCCCTCATTTGTTCCATTTGATTGCAGCAGAACAATACTTGATGGTTGAAagtgtttttttgtatgttcTTGGTCTTGACAAGTAAGgtacaatttttttcaaaatgtttgGCCTTTTTTGAGATTAGTCAATTTTTCCTTAAGCATTTCCATGATTGGTTTCAGTTGTTATGGTAACAGGTCAAGGCCTTTCCAAGTATAAAACATATGCAAGATCACCCTACTGAAACAGCCAAGAACTTTACGATTGATGGGCATTGCGGTTCTGtttctttcctctgttttcggTTGTGTTTGAGACTTCAAATTCACAATGGGTTTCAGGTATAGACATGTTATAAGCTCTGAGCAACAACATCTGCAAATAAATTGTGTTATCCAACATCCTAGTATTTGTATCTCATTTGCCATCTCCTGCTGCTGATTTTCTACATGATGTGAATAGGCTCAATTCTCCCAAGTGAGGCCAGTTGCAATGCCACCATCTGTTGGTTCCTGCATGCCAATGTATCCTCGGGTGGTCCTGGTATTGGACAACAAATGTTCTATGGTCAGGCCCCTCCGAACATGATTCCTCCCCAAGCAATTCATCATGTTTGCTCTACTTTAAGTAGTAGTGTGCAATTTTGCACAAAGATATTTGGTTTATGGGACTTTGAAGGGCATTACGATTGATGGGCATTTTGTTTATGGAACTTTGAAGGTCACAGCTCACCATATATGTAGCTACTCGTCCATAAACTAATGAAGATCTTTGATGCTGCAGGGAATTCATTTGAGCTCTCTACTGTTGGATGCAAGTGCATTGGAGCTtatgtgaagaacaagaaaaatcagAATCAGGCAAACAAATCTCTTttaatcaagaacaagaaattttaattaaagacTCCAAAGTTAACAACCTTCAATGGACTCATGTAATAATAAAGTTTCTTAATAAGttcttaatttcacttttttccaaaattaagaataaaatatgttttaagaaattttggtTAAATCCTTTGATGGAGATGCCCTCCTCCCTGAAGATAATTAACACCTAATAGAATCCACCACCATACGGGTTACAAACACAGTTCCTTTTGCCATCATTCAAAGCTTGTTCATAGATGATCGATCGTGCCATCCGAGAGGTAGTCTTAGTTTTCCATATAgccagatatatatatatatatatatatatatatatatatatatatatattcgggTGGAGGCGACAAGATTCTGCGAAATATGCAAATCGAGGATTCTTATGAGATACTCCTGCCGTATGTCAAAGAGATGGATTACGATCAACTGAGCCTCGCAccaaaaagaagcaaacaatTTAGCAAGAAACGTCAGATGCAAAGATTTAATCAAAACCATTTCAGAGTATATGATATACTCTTGTTAGTCACACAGCCCTCACTGATGTCAACAGTTAGCCGAATAAGCTGCTGTTTCAGAGGACGCATGTTGAGGATACAAGAGATGCAAAGATGCCCTGTGTAGCAACTAAGAATTCCTATAAGGAAGTTGAGCAAAGAAATGAGAACTTTAAAAGATATCAAAACAAGTGTGTGATGTTCCAAGCGAAGAAGCTTCTGCATCAAAAATATCCACGAGGCAATGTGAGAAGTAGTGAGCAAAATGTGGGTGGAAATGCTTTGCTACGCAGCAACTCACTGAGACTCTAAACAACATGCAGCTTCAACTCAACAAAGATGGTGGATTGATCAACTATGTTTGGATATTGATGGCTCATTCTGGACACGGATCGAGCAATCCATGACAACCAAGGAAGATTCAAGAGCCACACTGCCAAATTGTAACAAATTGTTTTCTCGTCTTTTATCTTCAACACCTTTGGCTGTTGTCCACTAATCAATCATAAACTCTTCTCAATTCTTCTAATCCCTAATTTGCTCGTAAACAATTCCTTTTACTGGCTAGTGGCTACACAGGATTTCGTGCTCCTGCTCCATATTCAAACCAGAGGATCCGAAGTAGCTTTTGCTAACCTTTCTAGCTCTAATTCAAAAACCAAAGCATGTGAATTTAGGGCTTAACCTGATCGACACTGATATCGTCACTATCACCACCAGACAGTATCGTGTCGTGTGCTACCACTTTCTTGAGATTTCGCGAACTTTGGATCCAGCCTTCCAGATTCGAGTAGCTGGTGGTGACGAATCTGGACaacttttagggtttagaacGCCGGACTCCGAGAACTCAGACATCGAACGCCGCTGTATATGGTGTGATGCTGCCGTGGTTTGTGTTTTGTAAACCGGATTTGTATTATACCGGTTATGTCTGTCCGGTCcggttcttattttttttttaatcttaacgTAAAACGATGAGTGGTTCTTATTTTGTGTTCGTctgggaagaaaaagaaatcgaaTGATGAGTGTTTTTGTTTGCACTTAGGGGATCGAACTAAGGTGAGAACAAGGAAGGGAAAGATCGAAACAAGCGAGAAGAATTGAAATAGCAAATCCATTTTAATTAATGGTacaactttttgttctttttgtagatattgttctgtttctttggtttatccaagtttttttttcctaggtTTCAGCTGGAATTGGTTTATTGATTAGTACTTAGTTGGATGGTTCCTTATCCTGACAAGAGTTTCCAATTTTATGGGGTTTTCGAGAGAATTGGTTGGGAAAATAGGagctttatgtttttgttggtgAGAGTGTTGAATATCCACATTGGTTCAGCTTCTTAATTCAATTATGCATTGGATTTGTTTTAAGTTCATTGGGTATTTAAAGGATCATTTTTTGGGTCAATGTTAacttattctgttttttttttttcaaatctttacTAATTTTTTCAGGTCTTGATGATCATTAAAGGAATATTTAGGAGATATGAGAAATGGAATCCTGTTCATCCTACTTATGGAGCTTTTTGGGGTATGGGGATTGGGATTGGTTGTGGTGTCGGATGGGGACCTGGTTTTGGCCCTGAGGTCATTGGTTATGTAGGTGCAGGCTGCGGTGTTGGTTTTAGTGTTGGCATTACACTTGCTGGTCTTGGCATTGGTCTCCCCACAAATCTTCTTCTTGCAACTCCTTATAACAGTATTTACtatctactctctctctctcacacacacacacacatttcttcatatatatgtgTTCACAATACCAAGTAAATCTTTTATTTCTGAAGTTTCTTACAATTCAGGTTTTATGCAACATGAATGCACTGGTCTTGTTAGTAATGATATGTCTCCtgaaatttttcttatttttctcttcaGCTGTGGAAGCAACTAGAAAGGGCGCTTTCAAGTTCTTTGGTAAAAATCTCTCAACCTATGATTTCATGCCTCAAGTTGGGGAGTTGCAGAGACAAGTCAGTGAGATGTGCTCTGGTTTTAACAAAAAGCCTCACATAGATTATAAGTTTGACATAAAAAGTTTTCCTTTGTTCATTTCACATGATTGTGGAAAATTTGGGAGACATCTTCTCCATGTGCGCAAAGGTACATATAACTAGTCTTAGCATTTTGCTATACCCCTGTGCAAAGTTCTTCTCTATCCGTTTTCGTTCTCATTGATAAGATAAGTTAGTCGTAGTATATCAAAATAGAAGCTGGAATCAGGCCTTCTAGTCTGAGCATTTGCTTGCCTCTATGTTAGATATCATATAACTAACTTGCACTCCAACACTATAGTCGCATGCTAATGTACCTCTAGATTGGAGATGTTTATGTGATTCACTGTAAATCCCTATATTATTTAGAACGAAGTGTATAAAGAACAActaaaaatttatcatttttctttgcAGGTTCGGAGGGCAACAAATCACCACGAGGATCTTAAGCATCTGAGACACACACTTCTAGATTGTTACTATGATTGGCATATGTGAATGTGACTGTGAAATATTCAGCACAAATCAGAACCAAATCTGAAGCACTTGTGTCTTACAATTACAGAGATATGAATAAGAGGTTAGGGATTTGACTCATAGACAGTTCAGAGTAGTTGTTTCACAAAAGGATAAAAAAAGACCAGAAGTGTAGTTAATGTTACACCACAGGTTTATGCTTTGCccttaatcaaataaatttttttctcttttgttctttccaTTTGCTTTATTCCTTACTTCTAGGGATAAATAAATTGCCGAGAAAGATAATTCTTCTGAATATGTACAATGTTGACATGTATACTTATATATGTGTCACCCCAAAGTGAAAGCTGCAGGCTTTGAAAGCCTGAGATTCCTCCCATTTTGGTTTTTCTCAGAAACACAACAAGAGCTAATGGAACAAGCTAAGAAGTCTACATCTGAAATTGATGAGAAGCTCGACACAATCAAGTTATCTTTTGATACAGAATATGCAAAATGGTTGTCTAGAAATCAGAGTGGATCTTTCTCTAAGCATGGAAACCTGTCCATGGGTGGCGATTCATCACCAAATCGGGACAGTAGCAGCAGCACCACCATTAAAAAAAGGCGGCCTAAGGCGAACTGCGTGGAGACAAGCTCTGAGCTTCCGGATCACAAAATTCATGGTTTCGTAAACGAGACCTTGTTCTTGAAGAACTTCTTGCTGAAGCAAAAGGAATCCAAAGAGTTCAAAACTCTAGCGATTGTTGGGAAGTACGGAGTTGGGAAAACGACGTTGTGTCAGGATGTGTTCAATAACGACGAAGTGAGACGAGCTTATACCCCGAGGATATGGGTGTCTATGTacagcaaagaaacaaaagaagaagaagatcccaaGATAGACGTTGTGAAGAGGATCTTGAGATCACTTGGAGTTCAAGATGAGATATTTGAACACattaaaacagaaacagaggaagagaagagaagcaaagATGAAGCTggggaaacagaggaagagacgGTCAAAGAGAAGGAGCTCTCTCGATTATTGTATGCTCTTCACTCAAATCTGATAGGGAAGAAGTATCTGATCGTGTTAGACGATGTTTGGGAAGACAACGAGTGGGATCAGAGGCTCGATGATGAGAAGAGTCAACAGGAAAAATCACATCTTTCTTGTGGGTTTCCTAAAGGGTCTGGTGGGAGAGTGATCATGACTAGCAGAGACGAGCAACTGGCGAAGGAGAtagtcggagaagaagagaatctgcAGCATTTGTTTCCAAGATACGATGCAGAGAGCGTGTGGGAGATGTACAAAGATGCAGTAAAAGCAGCCTTGAAGATAGAAGTGAAACCGAGGTATCCGGGAAGATTCAAACAAGAGCTTATGGACAAGTCTTGTGGTATTCCTTTAGCTGCTCGAATGCTGGCGAATATTGAGCCTGTGAAAATGGATGAAACTGGAGACATGGAGAGGAAGAAAAGCTTCTAACTTGTAAAGCAATGTAATCTATGTATTTACAAACTATTGCTCTCTAATCTAAGGATACATTTGAAGCAGCttactatttaaaattgttttatcgTCCTGAAACTGTTATAGTTGTGACTTATGGGAGTGTAAACCTTTGACATTTGAAAATAAAGAATGTAACTAAATAGTTTCAGTAGAAATGTGTCAAATTCTAAGATAATACTTTTCACATGTGTTACGTACGTACCCTTATAATCATATTTCATATAGTACAATGCCTCTCTAGAATACATTACGATATATAAGAGTCATAGGTACGTCTGTGGTGATTAGAAATCTCATAACAAAACTGAGGTCACTCTCTGTCGATTAGAATTCTACAGACTACAATAATCAAATTATGCGTCTAAAAAAACCAATCACTAATTTCGGTTTCCagttgaaagaagagaaacttcATTGAaccataacaaaaacaaatttacttcCATCTTTACCATACCTTTTTAGAAAGATATCTGAAAATTTCACAAACTTCAGGGTTTTAGAGACTACAAATATTCTAATAAGAGTTCATAAATCATGTAATTtcgtttctaaaattttagacaCTCTTCATATACCTACAAGTTGTAGTAGTAATTTCGAAAATTTTGGATTCAAATGacaacttgaatttttttttatgaactgtGATCATTgctctaaaaaagaatatagtgATCTTTCAAAAAATACTTcacttttaaaagaagtaatGAATCAGTATTagaatattaatttccttttcgCTTGAGAAGTTGCACATATATTCTTCCCAATATTTTAAGTTAAACATCTATACCCTCACTTTCCTAAACGTGTATCACAAAATCACAACTACATAGATAGAGCAATATATGGACCGCAGCACAGAGTACACAGAAAATAAATGTATAGTGATTAACATGCAgagggtgtattgaaaccatgattttggaagatttgacgGGATTTAAGAAATTTGGAATTCTGATAgtttttagggaagttgatatgatttatggtgaaattctttcaaatcccacctaaaaccatgagatttggatttttgtatttttaactaaacaaatcctctcaaatcctccagaatctcaaaaatttattaaaatccaaatccacaaactgttttgaataaccgtagattttaaagtagatttttaaatcattagttcaataacagtggatttcaggagactttttaaaatttatgattgaataacataagatttgtaaattttacacaaatcacttaaaatgtcaatttgaatacaccccgtaactttttgtttttttgtgataGACACATAAGAAAAGTTTTACTTGTGTAGTAAACAATTCCAAAAGTCATTGTTACTTCACACtgatccaaaaagaaaaagtgggTATAATTGTTACTCTGAAATAGTTAAAGGATGAAATTTTAGGAAGAATATAGTACGTAAATATACTTAGCGTTTTCGTGTCGACAGAATAAATAATCTAAACtgaaaaaagaatacaaattgTTCTTTTATAGATTGATATAGAAGTTATTGAATATGGATAGAGTAGTATAAATACATGAATCATCAATCCACGAAggatgacaaaacaaaacaaaaaaaactagaaagaaagaaagaaaaaaaaaaagtggagatACCAATCTATCTTTATAGAGATGGACAATCGAGAGAAGATAAATCAAACAACCAGAGAAGAGTTTCTTAAGAAGATAATGGAATCACTGGGACCAGACGGTGTCGCTTCAAGAACTCTCCTCGTTGGTGAAGCTGGTATAGGGAAGTCATGGCTTGCAAAAGAAGTCAGCAAACGTGTTACCCAAGAAAGATCTTCTATTTACAATGTCCTCTGGTTATATCTGAACAAAAGGATTGAAGACGTGAAGTCCCTTTACGAGAACCTAGCTTCTCAGTTATCAATAATTTACGAGTTTGAAGAAGGCGAAGAACCTGATGAGCTTGATTATTCGATGGAAAGCTTGAAAGAGAAGGTTACGCATGTGATGAgcaataacaagaagaagaatcttctgTTGATTTTGGATGATGAAGGAAGTATGACAACTGAAAACCATGTAATGGAAGACTTAAATCTCCGGGAGTTTCTTAATGAACACTCAACTCTTAAGCTTCTAATCACAAGGAGAGACgaaagagaggagaaagaatCGATAACGATCAAAGTCACTCCGCTTACCGAAGACGAGTCACGAAACTTACTCCGCAGTTCTCAGGACTTACTTAAGTCATTTACCATTGAAGATTGGCCGGATCATCGAGAGATCAACGAACCTACTTTGATGTCTTGCATTTTAAGCAAGAGCAAAGGCTTACCAGCTGCGATCGTTGTCTTAACCAAGTCCTTAGACAACATCAAGTCATTTTCtgcaaaacagagaaagatctTTACAGAACTGATTCTATCTCCCGAGTCATTAGACGCAGCTGCTGCTTCCAAGAACGCTATAGAACGCAACCGCTACAATCCCGTTTTGCGATTGAGTTACGAGCTATTAAAGCTTGAGGATACGAGCACACGTCCAGTCATTGCTTGCTTTTGGCACATCTTGGACTTTTACAAGTACTCTGGATGCGCTTACTACCGCGACCTAATCGTGCACTGGATGCTTGAAGGGTATTTTGATCCAGTTAAGTCGGTTGAAAAAGCTTACCAGGAAGGACATTCCATTTTGATGGAGTTTATGAATAGAGGAATCTTGAAGATACAAGAAGACAACATGGTGGTTCCAGAGTTTTCAATGAGCAATCTATTAGATCTTCAAGATTGTGGATTCTTTGGAAGATCTTGTCTTGGATTCCACAGAGTTTACGGAGGAGACAAGAGAAAAGGTCTTGGTAAAATCATCTTAATCGATGATATGATACAAACAATTCAATCTAAGCAGAAGAAGATCACGACAATTATCGCTAGCGGAAATCGTTTACGTAGAGAAGTTTCTGGAAAGTTCTTTAAGAGACCAGAGATGCAAGATCTTGAAGTCGTTGTACTCTTTGAGCCAACGTTCCAAGATCTTGTTTTGTCTTTATCTAAGCTTAATAAACTCCGAGTACTCGTGATCAGGGACTGCGATCTTATCCAAAACATCGATGAGCTTACGGGTCTTAAAGGCCTACATGTTCTTGAAGTCTCTGGTGCAAGTTCTCTGAATAGTATTCCTGATGATTTCTTCAAGAAGATGAGTCAGCTTCAAAGTCTTAACCTTTCAGGGCTTGCTATCAACTCTTCGCCTTCCACAATCGAAAACCTAAAAATGCTCCGTTGCTTCATCCTAAGAGAGTGCTCTGAACTACAAGATCTGCCTAATTTCAATGTAGCTACAAAAGAACTAGAAGTTATCGACATTCGTGGAGCTCGAAAACTCGAGTCTTACTTCGATAGAGTTAAAGATTGGAAAGACTATAAAGGCAAAAACAAGAACTTCGCTCATCTTCGGAAGCTCGAACACTTAGACTTCTCAGAGACTCAGATCATTCGCTTACCTATATTTCATTTCAATGACTCTACTACCGATTACAGCACGATGCCATCCTTGACCCGGCTCTTGCTACGTAACTGCACAAGGCTTAAGAGATTGCCACAGCTTAAGCCTTTGACTAATCTTCGGATTCTTGATGCCTCTGGTGCTACAAGCTTAGTGGAGATGCTTGAAGTGTGtttagaggagaagaaagagctTAGGATCCTTGATATTTCAAAGACAATTCTTCCAGAGTTAGCTGACACGATCGCTGATGTTGTTAATCTCAATCAGCTTCTGTTAAGGAACTGTTCTCAGATTGAAGAGCTTCCAAGCATTGAGAATCTGACGCACCTTGAGGTATTCGACGTTTCTGGTTGCAATAAGTTAAAGAAGATAGATGGATCCTTTGGGAAGATGTCTTACCTCCACAAAGTGAATCTTTCGGAAACAAATCTTGGTGAGTTACCTGACAAAATCTCAGATCTATCTAACCTCAAGGAGCTCATCATAAGAAACTGTTCCAAGCTAAAGGCTCTTCCAAATCTTGAAAAGCTAACATATCTTGAGATCCTCGATGTTTCGGGCTGCACCGAACTGGAGAAAATCGAGGGATCATTCGAGAATATGTCTTATCTTCGCGAGGTCAATCTCTCAGGGACTAAACTAAACACGTTTCCAGAGTTGCCAAAACAGAGCATCCTCTGTTCTTCAAAACGCATTGTTCTCGCGAATTCAGCGTGTTTAGAGCGAGAAGACTGGAGCCAAATTAAGGAATGTTTAGCAAAAAATTCAGATGGCTCTATCTTCTCAAAAGTAGCTGAAAAAATCCACGAAAAAGACGAGAAACTTGTTCATCAAGGCGACAGATACAGAGTTCTTGATCTTGAGGTTCCTTTAGGTATAGATATCGTTGATATCAACAACCCAATGAATCTTGGTGCAGAGTTTATAGCCAAAGCAGAGTATGTTTCTATCACAGAGAATGGATCTAGAAGCGTATCTTCCATCTTCGACGAGTTTCAGATGAGATCGGTCAAAGGTTGTTGGGTAGAGAGGTGCAAGAACATGAATATTCTCTTCGAATCAGATGaacaacaagagaaagagaaaccatcatcatcatcatcattggagAATCTTTGGATATCAAATCTTCCATTACTAAAAAGCTTGCACAGTAACAATGGAGGATTCATCGTCAAGAACCTTAAGAAGCTAAGCATAGATTGTTGTCCAAGCATCACATCACTCTTCCCCGTGATTCCTGGTAACCTTGAGATTCTACGAGTTAAGTTCTGTGATAAGCTGGAGAGGTTGTTTGAA
It encodes the following:
- the LOC104723151 gene encoding cadmium-induced protein AS8-like, yielding MVLMIIKGIFRRYEKWNPVHPTYGAFWGMGIGIGCGVGWGPGFGPEVIGYVGAGCGVGFSVGITLAGLGIGLPTNLLLATPYNTVEATRKGAFKFFGKNLSTYDFMPQVGELQRQVSEMCSGFNKKPHIDYKFDIKSFPLFISHDCGKFGRHLLHVRKGSEGNKSPRGS
- the LOC104723150 gene encoding probable disease resistance protein At4g19060, whose translation is MEQAKKSTSEIDEKLDTIKLSFDTEYAKWLSRNQSGSFSKHGNLSMGGDSSPNRDSSSSTTIKKRRPKANCVETSSELPDHKIHGFVNETLFLKNFLLKQKESKEFKTLAIVGKYGVGKTTLCQDVFNNDEVRRAYTPRIWVSMYSKETKEEEDPKIDVVKRILRSLGVQDEIFEHIKTETEEEKRSKDEAGETEEETVKEKELSRLLYALHSNLIGKKYLIVLDDVWEDNEWDQRLDDEKSQQEKSHLSCGFPKGSGGRVIMTSRDEQLAKEIVGEEENLQHLFPRYDAESVWEMYKDAVKAALKIEVKPRYPGRFKQELMDKSCGIPLAARMLANIEPVKMDETGDMERKKSF
- the LOC104723154 gene encoding putative disease resistance protein At4g19050, which translates into the protein MDNREKINQTTREEFLKKIMESLGPDGVASRTLLVGEAGIGKSWLAKEVSKRVTQERSSIYNVLWLYLNKRIEDVKSLYENLASQLSIIYEFEEGEEPDELDYSMESLKEKVTHVMSNNKKKNLLLILDDEGSMTTENHVMEDLNLREFLNEHSTLKLLITRRDEREEKESITIKVTPLTEDESRNLLRSSQDLLKSFTIEDWPDHREINEPTLMSCILSKSKGLPAAIVVLTKSLDNIKSFSAKQRKIFTELILSPESLDAAAASKNAIERNRYNPVLRLSYELLKLEDTSTRPVIACFWHILDFYKYSGCAYYRDLIVHWMLEGYFDPVKSVEKAYQEGHSILMEFMNRGILKIQEDNMVVPEFSMSNLLDLQDCGFFGRSCLGFHRVYGGDKRKGLGKIILIDDMIQTIQSKQKKITTIIASGNRLRREVSGKFFKRPEMQDLEVVVLFEPTFQDLVLSLSKLNKLRVLVIRDCDLIQNIDELTGLKGLHVLEVSGASSLNSIPDDFFKKMSQLQSLNLSGLAINSSPSTIENLKMLRCFILRECSELQDLPNFNVATKELEVIDIRGARKLESYFDRVKDWKDYKGKNKNFAHLRKLEHLDFSETQIIRLPIFHFNDSTTDYSTMPSLTRLLLRNCTRLKRLPQLKPLTNLRILDASGATSLVEMLEVCLEEKKELRILDISKTILPELADTIADVVNLNQLLLRNCSQIEELPSIENLTHLEVFDVSGCNKLKKIDGSFGKMSYLHKVNLSETNLGELPDKISDLSNLKELIIRNCSKLKALPNLEKLTYLEILDVSGCTELEKIEGSFENMSYLREVNLSGTKLNTFPELPKQSILCSSKRIVLANSACLEREDWSQIKECLAKNSDGSIFSKVAEKIHEKDEKLVHQGDRYRVLDLEVPLGIDIVDINNPMNLGAEFIAKAEYVSITENGSRSVSSIFDEFQMRSVKGCWVERCKNMNILFESDEQQEKEKPSSSSSLENLWISNLPLLKSLHSNNGGFIVKNLKKLSIDCCPSITSLFPVIPGNLEILRVKFCDKLERLFEVEVGELSKLNKLQLLDLPVLSTVGAKLPNLVKCTIVKCPNLKVGEDELRLAKEEITEE